GCCGCCGCCGAGGGTCAGCTCCGCCTCCGGGGTGAACCGGGCGGAGACCTCGAGGCTGGTGTGCGGCCCGAACTTCACCATTCCCTTGTCGTCGGCCATGAAGGTGACGGTGGGCGAGAAGGTGATGGGCAGGGCGCGGCCGAAGAAGTGCGGAAAGTCGTAGCGGTAGCTGAGCGCGAGGCCCGCCTCGCCCACCGGGATGACCAGAGGCTCGCTCGCGGTGCCGTCGAGCTTGGGGGGGCCGTAGGTCTGCACCGCCGTGTAGGCCCCGACCAGGCCGAAGGCGATCGCTCCGGTGTCGCGCACCGTGTAGACCAGGTGCGCCGAGGGAGTCAGCGCGGTACCGACGCTGCCGTAGTAGACCGAGGCGCTGGTCACCGAGCCGCCGAGCGTGACCGGGCCGGCCGACACGTTGAGGCCGGCGCCGGTCATGCCGAGCCCCAGGTTGAGACCCTGCTCCAGGCCGGCGCGGGCCTGGACCGAGGCCTGGGCGGGCAGCGCGAGGACGCCTGTGGCGAGAAACGCGAGGGTGAGAATGAAGGGTGCTGCTTTCAACGGGTACGCTCCCTGGCAAAGATGGGGAAAGGCGGAGCAATCAAGAAAAGCCCTGCGCTTCCCAGCGAGAATACGACAGGATAATTACATACCCGATCGCGCCGGATCTTTTTCGGCCGCCTCGCCCGGCCGGGCCGCGGCAAGACCCCTCGGTTGATTGGAAGCAGCGCTCGGGTGGTAAATTGCGAAGGGATCACCCTCGAGCAAGGAGGCGAAGCGTGGACGTCGACGGAAAATTCAGCCGCTACCTGATCGCCTCTGGCCTCGTCGAAGAAGCGATCGTGCAAAGGGCTCGCGCCTTCCAGGCGGATCATGCCTTCCTGCGGATCGGGGAGATCCTGACGCAGACGCAGGCCCTGAGCTTTCCGGAGCTGCTTGCTGCCCTCCAGGGCTACCGAGCCCAGTGCAAGCTGGGCCAGCTCCTGGTGCTCGAAGGGATCATCACCCATTCCCAGCTTGAAATGGCCCTCGCACGCCAGGGGAAAGTCGGCGGTCTGCTGGGTGAGATCCTGGTGCAGCTGGGGAGTTGTACCGACGAGCAAGTGACCGAAGCCCTGGCCATCCAGAAGAAGCCCCTGCAGGCCGGTGCTTGAGGGTCTTCCTGGCCCCGCCGGGCGATCCCGTCAACCGGCCTTCGCTGAAGCCGCGCCCATCCCCGCCATGAACGTGGCGGGGATGGGCGTCAGACCGTGGCGACCTTCTTGGAAAGTAGCACGTCCTTCGCGCGACTGGTACGCTGCTACGGAGCTGAAACTTTTCTCGCTCCGCGAGCGTAGTAGAGGTGAGCCGTTCCTCTTGGTCCCCCTTCAGCAGAAAGCGCCATGAAGCAACTCTTGAAAGCGACCCTCCTCTGGTCCGCCCTCGCCTGGGGCGCGAGCGCCGCGCCCGTCTCGCTCGACGCCCTCGTCCGGCAGGCGCTCGATCAGCACCCCGGCCTGCAGTCGGCCCGCCAGAGCGCCGCCGCCCAGGCCGAGCGGGTGGGAATCGCCCAGGCCCCCAACCTGCCCCAGGTCAACCTCAACTCCAGCCTGCAGTACAGCACCAACCTCTCCAACGCCCAGACGAGCGCCCAGCCCTTCGCCCTCTCCACGGCGGGGCTCTCGCTCAGGCAGCAGCTCTTCGACTTCGGCAAGACCGACGCCGAGGTCGCGATCGCCCGCGCCAACGCCGACATCGGCGCGCTCTCGGCCGAGAGCCAGGCCGTCGACATCGCCTACGGCGTCCGGCAGGCCTACCTCCAGTGGGTGCGCGCCTCGAAGATCGAGCTTCAGGCCCGCACCCGCCTCGACTCCGCCTCGCGGCTGCAAGCCCAGGCCGAGGCCTTCTGGAAGGCGGGCAAGCGATCCAGGATCGACGCGACCCGCGCCGCGGCGAGCCTCGCCCAGGCCCGCGCCGAGCTGATCGCGGCCCACACCGGCACCGAGCAGGCCCAGCGCGCCCTGAGCGCCGCGGTCGGGCAGGATGCCCCCGTCTCGGTGGCGAGCGCCTTCCCGCCCCTTCCCGCCGAGGCGACGCAGCCCCTTTCGGCCCTCGAGCAGGCGGCCCTCGACCGGCACCCCGCCCTCCAGTCGAGCGCCGTGCGCCGGCTGCGCGCGGACGCCACCCTGCGCTCGGCCGAGAAGGCCAACCTGCCCGACGTCAACCTCGACGTCAACTACGGCGTGCGCGCCCGCGACCTGACGCCGGGCCAGAACTGGACGGCGGGGGTCGGCTTCACCATGCCCCTCTTCAACGGCTTCTCGAGCGATCGCCAGCGCGCGGCGGCGGGCTCCGAGCTCGCCGGGGCCGAGGCCGCCGGCCGCGACCAGGCCCTCCAGGTCCGCGCGGCCCTTCAGCGGGCCTACCTCGCCCTTTCCGGCACGCGCGATCGCCTGCCCGCCTCCGAGGCGTCGCTCCGAAGCGCCAGGGAGAACCTTGCCCTTGCCGAGGGCCGCTACCAGGCGGGCGTCGGCTCGATCATCGAGGTGAGCGACGCCCAGGCCCTCCTGGCGAGCGCCGAAAGCGAGCTCGTCCGCGCCCAGACCGACTACCACCTGGCCGCCGCAGACCTCCTGCGCGCCGCCGGCCTCACGGGGATTTCGAAATGAGCCAACACCGCACGCTGCTTGTGACCCATGACTGCAACCGGTCGGTGAGGCTGCGACGCACGCTGGTGACAATCGCCTGCACCCTCTTCCTCATCGCCGGCTGCTCG
This genomic stretch from Pantanalinema sp. harbors:
- a CDS encoding TolC family protein produces the protein MKQLLKATLLWSALAWGASAAPVSLDALVRQALDQHPGLQSARQSAAAQAERVGIAQAPNLPQVNLNSSLQYSTNLSNAQTSAQPFALSTAGLSLRQQLFDFGKTDAEVAIARANADIGALSAESQAVDIAYGVRQAYLQWVRASKIELQARTRLDSASRLQAQAEAFWKAGKRSRIDATRAAASLAQARAELIAAHTGTEQAQRALSAAVGQDAPVSVASAFPPLPAEATQPLSALEQAALDRHPALQSSAVRRLRADATLRSAEKANLPDVNLDVNYGVRARDLTPGQNWTAGVGFTMPLFNGFSSDRQRAAAGSELAGAEAAGRDQALQVRAALQRAYLALSGTRDRLPASEASLRSARENLALAEGRYQAGVGSIIEVSDAQALLASAESELVRAQTDYHLAAADLLRAAGLTGISK